In one Alnus glutinosa chromosome 14, dhAlnGlut1.1, whole genome shotgun sequence genomic region, the following are encoded:
- the LOC133856546 gene encoding protein TRI1-like, giving the protein MAAAKAFSASSSSAPAKRASTKKPTSRYKGPPGIQKVVQVSPQLGRFLDVSYCSRTLAVKWIWVYIKRHDLQNPENKREVFCDEELKSIFPGKDRVGFQDITRLLSSHFVKSG; this is encoded by the exons ATGGCGGCTGCCAAGGCATTCTCCGCGTCGTCCTCTTCTGCTCCTGCCAAGAGGGCTTCCACAAAGAAGCCAACGTCGAGGTACAAAGGGCCTCCTGGCATACAGAAGGTGGTTCAGGTCTCTCCTCAACTCGGCAGATTCCTCGATGTCTCCTATTGCTCCCGCACCTTGGCCGTCAAGTGGATCTGGGTTTACATCAAGCGCCACGACCTCCAG AACCCTGAAAATAAGCGGGAAGTCTTTTGTGATGAGGAGCTGAAATCCATTTTCCCTGGGAAAGACAGAGTTGGGTTCCAAGATATCACTAGGTTGCTGTCAAGCCATTTTGTGAAGTCTGgttga